The Streptomyces sp. NL15-2K genome contains a region encoding:
- a CDS encoding protein phosphatase: MGSAELWEERGAGVLRLPSGRLVRGRGLRRPLEPGAPSPSYGVYLLGKPPPDVPWESRWLRWPDFWLPTDRTSARAVLTEAWERAAEERVEVACDGGRGRTGTALACLAVLDGVPPEEAVAYVRRHYDRHAVETPWQRRYVRRFRG, encoded by the coding sequence GTGGGGAGTGCGGAGTTGTGGGAGGAGCGGGGCGCCGGTGTCCTGCGGCTGCCCTCCGGGCGGCTGGTCCGGGGCCGGGGCCTGCGGCGCCCCCTGGAACCGGGGGCGCCGAGTCCGTCGTACGGCGTCTACCTCCTCGGAAAGCCGCCCCCGGACGTCCCCTGGGAGTCCCGCTGGCTCCGCTGGCCCGACTTCTGGCTGCCCACGGACCGCACGTCCGCCCGCGCGGTGCTCACCGAGGCCTGGGAGCGGGCCGCCGAGGAACGCGTGGAGGTCGCCTGCGACGGCGGGCGGGGGCGTACGGGGACGGCGCTGGCATGTCTGGCGGTGCTGGACGGCGTACCGCCCGAGGAGGCCGTCGCCTACGTCCGCCGCCACTACGACCGGCATGCGGTGGAGACGCCGTGGCAGCGGAGGTACGTGCGGCGGTTCCGGGGCTGA
- a CDS encoding SigE family RNA polymerase sigma factor, with the protein MQAEQEAQFQEFVRARWSRLVRTAYLLTGDAHHAEDLTQTALAKAYRSWRRVARSDNPEAYVRKMLVSCNSDRFRKRRVPEALTAAPPEVAGRDEAVARADERSALLGALAGLPPKQRAVIVLRYWEDLSEAEVAEILGCSPGTVKSQASKGLAKLRTYPGLAQAMDGPGRSRTSSGQGGSR; encoded by the coding sequence ATGCAGGCCGAACAAGAGGCCCAGTTCCAGGAATTCGTCAGAGCGCGGTGGTCCCGTCTCGTACGGACCGCCTATCTGCTCACGGGCGACGCGCACCACGCCGAGGACCTGACACAGACCGCGCTGGCGAAGGCGTACCGCTCCTGGCGGCGCGTGGCACGCAGCGACAACCCGGAGGCGTACGTCCGGAAGATGCTCGTCAGCTGCAACAGTGACCGCTTCCGCAAGCGGCGCGTGCCGGAGGCGTTGACCGCGGCGCCGCCGGAGGTGGCGGGGCGGGACGAGGCCGTGGCGCGGGCCGACGAGCGCAGCGCCCTGCTCGGCGCGCTGGCCGGGCTGCCGCCCAAGCAGCGGGCGGTGATCGTCCTGCGGTACTGGGAGGACCTGTCCGAGGCGGAGGTCGCCGAGATCCTCGGCTGTTCCCCCGGCACGGTCAAGAGTCAGGCGTCCAAGGGGCTGGCGAAGTTGCGTACGTATCCGGGGCTCGCGCAGGCCATGGACGGGCCTGGGCGCAGCCGCACTTCTTCGGGGCAGGGAGGCAGCAGGTGA
- a CDS encoding dihydrodipicolinate synthase family protein: MTFPAPLTGVVPPVCTPLTSDREVDVPSLHRLIDHLVAGGVHGLFVLGTTSEAAYLTDRQRRLVVEVTVAHVGGRIPVLAGAIDMTTPRVLDRIACVTAAGADAVVVTAPFYTRTHPAEIARHYRLVAAASPVPVLAYDLPVAVHTKLPAGLVLELAAEGVLAGLKDSSGDLGAFREVVTGAREHPDITGFSALTGSELIVDAALAVGADGAVPGLANVDPEGYVRLDALCRAGDRAGARAEQERLCALFGMVGVGDPGRMGGSSSAIGAFKAALHLRGVIDCPATAEPQVPLDGAEVERVGKFLAAAGLL, encoded by the coding sequence ATGACCTTCCCCGCCCCGCTTACCGGTGTCGTCCCGCCCGTCTGCACGCCCCTGACATCGGACCGCGAGGTGGACGTCCCCTCGCTCCACCGGCTGATCGACCATCTGGTGGCCGGCGGGGTGCACGGCCTGTTCGTGCTCGGTACGACGTCGGAAGCGGCGTATCTGACGGACCGGCAACGGCGGCTGGTGGTGGAGGTGACCGTGGCCCATGTGGGTGGTCGCATCCCCGTGCTGGCCGGGGCGATCGACATGACGACGCCCCGCGTCCTGGACCGCATCGCGTGCGTCACGGCGGCAGGCGCGGACGCGGTGGTCGTCACCGCGCCGTTCTACACCCGTACCCACCCGGCGGAGATCGCCCGCCACTACCGTCTGGTCGCGGCCGCGTCCCCGGTGCCGGTCCTCGCCTACGATCTTCCGGTGGCCGTCCACACCAAGCTCCCCGCCGGTCTGGTGCTGGAGCTGGCCGCCGAGGGGGTGCTGGCCGGCCTGAAGGACTCCAGCGGTGACCTCGGCGCCTTCCGGGAGGTGGTGACCGGTGCCCGTGAGCACCCCGACATCACCGGCTTCAGCGCGCTGACCGGCTCCGAGCTGATCGTCGACGCGGCATTGGCGGTGGGGGCGGACGGGGCGGTGCCGGGGCTGGCGAACGTGGATCCCGAGGGGTACGTCCGTCTCGACGCGCTGTGCCGTGCCGGTGACCGGGCCGGGGCGCGGGCCGAACAGGAACGTCTGTGTGCCCTGTTCGGCATGGTGGGTGTCGGTGACCCGGGGCGGATGGGGGGCAGTTCGTCGGCCATCGGCGCGTTCAAGGCCGCGCTGCATCTGCGGGGGGTCATCGACTGCCCGGCGACGGCGGAGCCGCAGGTGCCGCTGGACGGTGCCGAGGTGGAGAGGGTGGGCAAGTTCCTGGCGGCGGCGGGGTTGCTGTAA
- a CDS encoding response regulator transcription factor has product MTIRVLLADDQTLVRAAFAMLVESAPDMEVVGQAATGREALEMARSERADLVVMDIRMPDLDGIEATRQIAADEDLAGVKVLVLTTYDTDEHIIEALRAGASGFLVKDTRPAELLDAIRTVAAGEALLSPGPTARLIERLLRSPSAPPAAGGPECLSEREREVLTLVARGLNNTEVAEALGLSPLTAKTHVSRIMGKLGARDRAQLVIVAYESGMVTPGSM; this is encoded by the coding sequence GTGACCATCCGCGTCCTGCTCGCCGACGACCAGACCCTCGTCCGGGCCGCGTTCGCCATGCTCGTCGAGTCCGCGCCGGACATGGAGGTCGTGGGACAGGCGGCGACGGGCCGCGAGGCACTGGAAATGGCCCGCAGCGAACGCGCCGACCTCGTGGTGATGGACATCCGCATGCCCGACCTGGACGGCATCGAGGCGACCCGGCAGATCGCCGCCGACGAGGACCTGGCGGGCGTCAAGGTTCTCGTCCTCACCACCTATGACACCGACGAGCACATCATCGAGGCGCTGCGGGCCGGCGCGTCCGGGTTCCTGGTGAAGGACACCCGTCCGGCCGAACTGCTTGACGCGATCCGGACGGTGGCGGCCGGGGAGGCGCTGCTGTCGCCAGGGCCGACGGCACGGCTGATCGAGCGACTTCTGCGCAGCCCTTCGGCTCCACCGGCGGCGGGCGGGCCCGAATGCCTGTCCGAACGGGAGCGCGAGGTGCTCACCCTGGTGGCGCGCGGGCTCAACAACACCGAGGTCGCCGAGGCGTTGGGCCTGAGCCCGCTGACGGCGAAGACGCACGTCAGCCGGATCATGGGGAAGCTGGGGGCGCGGGATCGGGCGCAGTTGGTCATCGTGGCGTACGAGTCGGGGATGGTCACGCCCGGGAGCATGTGA
- a CDS encoding sensor histidine kinase, whose product MTRTGAPPSRRGALLTEDDPVQATTTASPRLGERVMAAINRDPRTAPHGMRNDALLAGALAVVATALALLVNDGLRPDALGWSLLLAAHVPLVWRRRHPVPVLLVALACVAPYHALDNNHTAPIPATMVVLYTIAATGTVRRTLLTGTTVLGVTLIMNALTNPDGVVELLRISGWVVAVLFLGIDVRYYRQYVAAIVERAVRAERTREEEARRRVAEERLRIARDLHDLLAHSITLIGVQTSVAAHVLAADPERLDRQTLAKALDDIAGTCRSARGELRTTLEVLREHGSVDARGPLPGLDGLPDLVEAARLAGAKVQQTVAIRQAPPAVGAAAYRIVQEALTNAVRHAGPEPAVAVDLYEKDGALHLAVTDDGTGPTPGKAPGFGLVGMRERARSVGGTLDAGPRDRGGFQVTAVLPLGGAT is encoded by the coding sequence CTGACCCGAACAGGCGCCCCTCCCTCCCGGAGGGGCGCCCTCCTCACGGAAGATGACCCTGTGCAGGCAACCACCACGGCATCTCCCCGCCTCGGCGAGCGGGTCATGGCGGCGATCAACCGCGACCCCCGCACCGCCCCGCACGGCATGCGCAACGACGCGCTGCTGGCCGGGGCGCTCGCCGTCGTCGCCACGGCCCTCGCCCTGCTCGTCAACGACGGGCTGCGGCCCGACGCGCTCGGCTGGAGCCTGCTGCTCGCCGCGCATGTGCCGCTCGTGTGGCGGCGCCGCCACCCCGTGCCGGTGCTGCTCGTGGCGCTGGCCTGCGTCGCTCCGTACCACGCCCTCGACAACAACCACACCGCGCCCATTCCGGCGACCATGGTGGTGCTGTACACGATCGCGGCGACCGGCACGGTGCGCCGTACGCTGCTCACCGGCACCACGGTCCTCGGCGTGACGCTGATCATGAACGCCCTCACCAACCCCGACGGGGTGGTGGAGCTCCTGCGGATCTCCGGCTGGGTCGTCGCCGTCCTCTTCCTCGGCATCGACGTCCGCTACTACCGCCAGTACGTCGCCGCCATCGTCGAACGCGCGGTACGCGCCGAACGCACCCGGGAGGAGGAGGCCCGCCGCCGCGTCGCCGAGGAGCGCCTGCGGATCGCCCGGGACCTGCACGACCTGCTCGCGCACAGCATCACCCTCATCGGCGTGCAGACCTCCGTCGCCGCCCATGTGCTGGCCGCCGACCCTGAACGCCTGGACCGGCAGACGCTCGCCAAGGCCCTCGACGACATCGCCGGGACCTGCCGCTCCGCGCGCGGCGAACTGCGCACCACCCTGGAGGTGCTGCGCGAGCACGGCTCGGTCGACGCGCGCGGCCCGCTGCCCGGCCTCGACGGGCTGCCCGACCTGGTGGAGGCCGCCCGGCTCGCGGGCGCGAAGGTCCAGCAGACGGTGGCGATACGGCAGGCGCCGCCCGCCGTCGGCGCAGCCGCCTACCGGATCGTCCAGGAGGCGCTCACCAACGCCGTACGGCACGCAGGCCCCGAACCGGCCGTCGCCGTCGACCTGTACGAGAAGGACGGCGCCCTGCACCTCGCCGTCACCGACGACGGCACCGGACCGACCCCCGGGAAGGCGCCGGGCTTCGGCCTCGTCGGGATGCGCGAGCGCGCCCGCAGCGTGGGCGGCACACTCGACGCCGGGCCGCGCGACCGGGGCGGCTTCCAGGTGACCGCCGTACTTCCGCTGGGAGGAGCCACGTGA